From the Diospyros lotus cultivar Yz01 chromosome 13, ASM1463336v1, whole genome shotgun sequence genome, one window contains:
- the LOC127788600 gene encoding E3 ubiquitin-protein ligase UPL4 isoform X2, with translation MGNRGQKRPEMVDEFPADKRACSSLEFRASSSNPMNSRNSMPEGLDGDMDTSSSASGSTRSEGEGDKDSAYGSCDSDGEQRQNILHDYQRRRSSSDQGKFNQVLTSLGQVVDESETLATLTELCELLSFCADGALSSLMADSLSPILVKLARHESNPDIMLLAIRAITYLCDVHPRSSGFLVRHDAVPALCQRLIAVEYLDVAEQCLQALEKISHEEPLACLQSGAIMAVLTHIDFFSTSIQRVALSSVVNICKKLPSECPSPFMEAVPILCNLLRYEDRQLVENVATSLIKIAERVQDNSDMLDELCKHELVHHAVHLIDVKCRTTLCQPLYTGLIGLLVKLASGSILAFRTLFELRVSSILKAVLSTYDLSQGMVSPNMMVDGHCNQMHEILKLLNQLLPNITEDHSGPLNTEKEAFLVNKPDNLQKFGMDLLSVLIQVVNSGANLYDCYGSLSVINKFIYFSKSVMLLELLKETNISSFLAGVFTRKDHHVLILALQIAATILSKLSDNFLNSFLKEGVYFAVDALLTPEKCSQFLFPLFGGIQLSDDSNKKCATRNLRCLCYAFDSGLSSASETGTCRLEKDSVHSLAKQISTNYFATEVLKTEEGLTDVLQKLRTLAAALTDLINMSMGKDGTELHEEFYTILHEIMAKLNGKDPISTFEFIESGIVKAIVKYLSNGEYLRENTELSSGFDCSYNVERRFLLFGRLLLSSIDAPLEDLPLLALARKLLTALSSVENFPIILNHSYKKRNSYAIVPHIRCTPYPCLRAQFMRGEGETCLSDYSEDVLTVDPFSSMDAIGVYLWPKVSKNRTGNIKPAAIQALCGLESSSQLPSDKSSPGCRSPDHMESKIISSDVKELEDKPDILRSAPEEGNSLRQTTSEIAEPGQGHMENRQHTSSHEDGSTSSETSESSGYSSNEDISPKLLFFLEGQQLDQASSLYQAILQQQFNVGREIVDSAKLWREVYKITYRRDVKSTESCSQDHQHQACDSSVSDIMGRYWQCTPFFSDTFVSKIASGLETSTPVHDVLFFLKSLECMNRFAFHLMTRQRMHAFAEGRTDNLDDLQVSVLGVPQNEFVSSKLTEKLEQQMRDPLAISMGSLPLWCSQLMTSCPFLFAFEVRCKYFRLAAFSQQQSPPHPISHNDSGGLNGRRQNASGLPRKRFSVCRNHILESATQMMDLYARQKAILEVEYNEEVGTGLGPTLEFYTLVSHEFQKTGLSMWREDHTLLHKTGMQAGDSEFVRSPCGLFPRPWLSTVSTLCGTEFSEVKKKFVLLGQVVAKALQDGRVLDIPFSKAFYKLMIGQELTVYDIHSFDPELARVLLEFQAVVERKRVLESAGGENSTFKFDPCFRNATIEDLYLDFSLPGYPDYVLTVVPEEKLVTMENLEEYVLATVDATINVGICRQVEAFKSGFNQVFSIQHLQVFTEEELERLLCGEREFCSSNEMLDHIKFDHGYTASSPPIINLLQIIREFDREQQRAFLQFVTGAPRLPPGGLASLNPKLTIVRKHCSRCADADLPSVMTCANYLKLPPYSSKETMKEKLLYAITEGQGSFHLS, from the exons ATGGGGAATCGAGGCCAGAAACGACCTGAAATGGTTGACGAATTTCCAGCTGATAAGCGAGCATGTAGCTCATTGGAGTTCAGAGCTAGTTCATCAAACCCAATGAACTCCAGAAATTCGATGCCTGAAGGCCTTGATGGGGACATGGACACTTCATCGTCTGCCTCGGGGTCCACTCGATCAGAGGGTGAAGGTGATAAGGATTCTGCGTATGGATCATGTGATTCAGACGGGGAACAGAGGCAAAACATCCTACATGACTACCAGAGGCGGCGATCCTCAAGTGATCAAGGGAAGTTCAATCAGGTTTTGACGAGTTTAGGCCAAGTGGTTGATGAATCTGAGACGTTGGCCACCCTTACCGAGCTTTGTGAACTATTATCCTTTTGTGCTGATGGTGCATTGTCAAGCTTGATGGCAGACTCACTATCTCCAATTCTTGTAAAATTGGCACGGCATGAGAGCAATCCTGATATAATGCTTCTAGCTATAAGGGCTATAACTTACTTATGCGATGTGCATCCTCGGTCCTCGGGTTTTCTTGTTCGGCACGATGCAGTTCCTGCTCTTTGTCAGAGATTAATTGCTGTCGAGTACCTTGATGTAGCTGAACAA TGTTTGCAAGCATTAGAGAAAATATCACATGAGGAACCACTTGCGTGCTTACAGTCTGGAGCAATTATGGCTGTTTTAACTCATATTGATTTTTTCTCAACTAGTATCCAG AGAGTTGCACTTTCAAGTGTGGTCAACATCTGTAAGAAACTTCCTTCCGAATGCCCTTCACCTTTCATGGAGGCAGTTCCAATATTGTGTAATCTTCTTCGGTATGAAGATAGGCAG CTTGTTGAAAATGTAGCAACTAGCTTGATAAAAATTGCTGAACGAGTACAAGACAACTCTGATATGCTGGATGAACTTTGTAAACATGAGTTGGTCCATCACGCCGTACATCTTATAGACGTGAAGTGTCGAACCACCTTATGCCAACCCCTTTACACT GGCTTGATTGGGCTGCTTGTCAAACTTGCTTCTGGTTCAATTTTAGCTTTCAGGACTCTTTTTGAGCTCAGAGTAAGCAGCATATTGAAGGCTGTCTTGTCTACCTATGATCTATCTCAAGGAATGGTCTCTCCTAATATGATGGTTGATGGACATTGTAATCAG ATGCACGAAATTTTaaagttgctaaatcagcttcTCCCTAATATAACTGAAGATCACAGTGGTCCATTGAACACGGAAAAGGAAGCTTTTCTTGTCAATAAACCTGATAATCTGCAGAAGTTTGGGATGGATTTGCTGTCCGTCTTGATCCAG GTGGTTAATTCTGGTGCAAATTTATATGATTGTTATGGCAGTCTGTCTGTTATCAACAAATTCATTTATTTCAGCAAATCAGTAATGCTGCTTGAGTTGCTCAAGGAAACCAACATTTCAAG CTTCTTGGCTGGAGTATTCACTCGGAAGGATCACCATGTGCTGATATTAGCCCTACAAATTGCTGCTACTATCCTTTCAAAGCTTTCTGATAATTTCTTGAACTCTTTCTTAAAGGAAGGTGTCTATTTTGCCGTTGATGCACTTCTAACACCAGAGAAGTGCTCTCAGTTTTTGTTTCCATTGTTTGGTGGCATCCAGCTCTCAGatgattcaaataaaaaatgtgcCACAAGAAATCTTAGATGCTTGTGTTATGCTTTTGATTCTGGTCTGTCATCAGCTTCAGAAACGGGGACCTGCCGGCTTGAAAAAGATTCTGTTCACAGTCTTGCAAAGCAGATTAGCACCAATTACTTTGCTACCGAAGTACTAAAGACTGAGGAAGGATTAACAGATGTACTTCAGAAACTCAGAACTTTGGCTGCTGCGCTAACAGATTTGATTAATATGTCCATGGGTAAAGATGGTACTGAGCTGCATGAAGAGTTCTATACTATATTGCATGAAATCATGGCAAAGCTTAATGGAAAAGATcccatttcaacttttgaaTTTATAGAAAGTGGAATTGTGAAAGCAATAGTGAAATACTTATCAAATGGAGAATATCTGAGGGAAAATACTGAACTTAGCAGTGGATTTGATTGCAGTTACAATGTAGAAAGAAGATTTCTGTTGTTTGGAAGATTACTTTTATCTTCCATTGATGCACCTTTGGAGGATCTCCCTCTATTAGCATTAGCTCGGAAACTGCTAACTGCACTGTCCTCTGTAGAAAATTTTCCTATTATTCTGAACCATTCTTACAAGAAAAGGAACTCATATGCTATTGTTCCACATATCCGATGCACACCATATCCTTGTCTCAGAGCTCAGTTCATGAGGGGAGAAGGGGAAACATGCCTATCTGATTACTCTGAAGATGTTCTGACTGTAGACCCATTTTCTTCTATGGACGCTATTGGAGTATATTTGTGGCCAAAAGTTAGCAAAAACAGAACAGGAAACATAAAACCAGCAGCTATTCAAGCTCTGTGTGGATTGGAAAGTTCTTCTCAATTACCATCAGATAAGAGCTCTCCTGGATGCAGAAGTCCAGATCATATGGAATCTAAAATCATATCTTCAGATGTGAAGGAACTTGAG GACAAACCTGACATCTTACGTTCTGCACCTGAAGAAGGGAACAGTTTAAGACAAACCACCAGTGAAATAGCAGAACCAGGCCAG GGCCACATGGAGAACAGGCAACATACTTCTTCTCATGAGGATGGTAGCACGAGTTCTGAGACTTCTGAGAGTTCTGGATACTCCAGCAATGAAGACATCTCACCGAAATTGCTATTTTTCCTAGAAGGGCAACAGCTGGACCAAGCATCATCACTTTATCAAGCAATTCTCCAACAACAATTCAATGTTGGACGTGAAATTGTTGACAGTGCAAAGCTATGGAGGGAAGTGTACAAAATAACATATAGAAGAGATGTTAAATCTACAGAAAGTTGCTCTCAGGATCATCAGCATCAAGCTTGTGATTCTTCCGTGTCAGACATTATGGGGAGATATTGGCAGTGTACACCATTTTTCTCTGACACGTTTGTTTCCAAGATTGCATCTGGGTTGGAAACTTCAACTCCTGTTCATGATGTATTATTTTTCCTCAAGAGTTTGGAATGCATGAACAGATTTGCATTTCATCTGATGACTCGTCAAAGGATGCATGCCTTTGCAGAAGGGAGAACTGATAACTTGGATGACTTACAAGTTTCAGTCTTGGGGGTCCCACAAAATGAGTTTGTGAGCAGTAAATTGACCGAAAAACTAGAACAGCAGATGCGGGATCCTTTGGCGATCTCCATGGGGAGCTTGCCTTTGTGGTGTAGCCAGTTAATGACTTCATGCCCATTCTTATTTGCTTTTGAGGTCAGATGCAAGTACTTCCGGTTGGCAGCATTCAGCCAGCAGCAATCTCCACCACATCCTATATCTCATAATGATTCAGGAGGCCTAAATGGAAGGAGGCAGAATGCTAGTGGATTGCCACGTAAGAGATTTTCAGTATGCCGGAATCACATTCTGGAGTCTGCCACCCAGATGATGGACCTATATGCCCGTCAAAAAGCTATCCTTGAAGTGGAATATAATGAAGAAGTCGGTACTGGTCTTGGACCAACTCTGGAATTTTACACCCTAGTTAGTCATGAATTTCAGAAAACTGGTCTCAGCATGTGGAGGGAAGATCACACCTTATTACATAAAACAGGCATGCAGGCTGGAGATTCTGAATTTGTGAGGTCACCTTGTGGGCTTTTCCCTCGCCCATGGTTGTCTACAGTGAGTACATTATGTGGCACAGAATTCTCTGAAGTTAAGAAAAAATTTGTTCTTCTGGGACAGGTAGTAGCAAAGGCCCTTCAAGATGGAAGAGTTTTGGATATCCCCTTCTCCAAAGCTTTCTACAAACTGATGATTGGGCAG GAACTCACTGTGTATGACatccactcatttgatcctgaGCTTGCTAGGGTGCTGCTAGAGTTTCAGGCAGttgttgaaagaaaaagagTTTTGGAATCAGCTGGAGGAGAAAATTCAACGTTTAAATTTGACCCATGCTTCCGGAATGCCACAATTGAAGATCTTTACCTTGATTTTTCTCTTCCTGGATATCCTGATTATGTTCTTACTGTTGTACCAGAGGAAAAGTTG GTAACTATGGAAAACTTGGAGGAATATGTTTTAGCCACTGTGGATGCAACTATAAATGTTGGAATATGCAGACAAGTAGAAGCTTTCAAATCAGGGTTTAACCAG GTTTTCTCCATCCAACATCTCCAGGTGTTCACTGAAGAGGAATTAGAGCGACTGTTGTGTGGAGAACGTGAATTTTGCAGT TCAAATGAGATGTTGGATCATATCAAGTTTGATCATGGATACACGGCTAGCAGTCCTCCCATCATCAAT CTACTGCAAATTATTCGGGAGTTTGATCGAGAACAACAACGAGCATTCTTGCAGTTTGTGACTGGGGCGCCTAGGCTTCCTCCTGGTGGTTTGGCATCTTTGAATCCAAAATTGACAATTGTCCGCAAG CATTGTAGTAGATGCGCCGATGCTGACCTGCCCAGCGTGATGACTTGTGCTAACTATCTGAAGCTGCCGCCTTACTCTTCAAAA GAGACGATGAAAGAGAAGCTTTTGTATGCCATCACAGAAGGACAAGgatcattccatctctcctga